The Pirellulimonas nuda genome includes a region encoding these proteins:
- a CDS encoding PEP-CTERM sorting domain-containing protein: protein MLTRSLVFALMAVETASVASLAQAATVIVDDFSVDSSANYTVVNDGTPDGTQAFAFDYVAAGIPVAPRSAPGSTGGLRLTANDAAAATDAWTLFHNTAVSADKYSLKVDVWMNFDAASGSTEFGHVGVAGNGSTFNSVFTPISGSGAFISFTGDGGSGSDYRWFRDTANSLADDPATAPAISSTTLANSHPSYLGHGSNNTGAFFQSLFPSGTVAGSPGNLWTTLKIDVDNVAKQISFSFDDQLTFQGTFIGNLNGQVSLGLADTFTSVSGASNVFTLYDNLEVSVVPEPASAILALLGVGAVAVVRRRR from the coding sequence ATGTTGACCCGAAGCCTTGTGTTTGCACTGATGGCAGTCGAAACTGCATCAGTGGCTTCTCTCGCCCAGGCGGCGACCGTGATCGTCGACGATTTCTCGGTAGATAGCTCTGCTAACTACACCGTCGTCAATGACGGCACCCCTGACGGTACGCAGGCGTTTGCCTTCGACTACGTTGCCGCGGGCATCCCCGTCGCCCCGCGATCCGCACCCGGCTCGACCGGCGGCTTGCGACTCACCGCCAACGACGCTGCCGCTGCGACCGACGCCTGGACGCTCTTTCACAACACGGCGGTTTCGGCGGACAAGTACTCCTTGAAAGTCGACGTCTGGATGAATTTCGACGCCGCTTCTGGTTCGACCGAGTTCGGCCACGTTGGCGTTGCTGGAAACGGATCGACCTTCAATTCCGTTTTCACGCCGATCAGCGGATCGGGCGCGTTTATTTCGTTCACCGGCGATGGCGGGTCTGGTTCCGACTACCGCTGGTTCCGTGACACCGCCAACTCGCTGGCGGATGACCCGGCGACCGCTCCCGCGATCTCCAGCACCACCCTTGCCAACTCCCACCCCAGCTACCTTGGGCATGGCAGCAACAACACCGGCGCCTTCTTTCAATCGCTGTTCCCGAGCGGCACGGTTGCGGGGAGCCCCGGAAACCTGTGGACGACCCTCAAGATCGACGTGGATAACGTCGCTAAGCAGATCTCGTTCTCGTTCGACGATCAGCTGACCTTCCAAGGAACGTTCATCGGTAACTTGAACGGTCAAGTGAGCCTTGGGCTTGCCGATACCTTCACCTCCGTCTCCGGCGCCTCCAACGTCTTCACGCTGTACGACAACCTAGAAGTCTCGGTTGTGCCCGAGCCGGCCTCAGCGATTCTGGCCCTATTGGGTGTGGGCGCAGTAGCGGTGGTTCGCCGCCGACGCTAG